In one Dreissena polymorpha isolate Duluth1 chromosome 7, UMN_Dpol_1.0, whole genome shotgun sequence genomic region, the following are encoded:
- the LOC127837943 gene encoding uncharacterized protein C5orf49-like isoform X4, protein MEDDGKQMSLYGKRILTPQEQMGLWKNIVWRTNNISRKHGTAVSEGSQTWPSGLRYWSRHELDDFIADRKHTFLGARIRPTVADVIPPYERFVNRGDGYDAKMHRDDRKSVNKIGYSFHDEERQRTVPLLSSSTYGHRLGQPLEPFARGHVRVERAGKGFLHTRGTGLPPIEDISLKCKL, encoded by the exons atggaGGACGATGGAAAACAAATGTCGCTGTACGGTAAAAGGATTTTAACCCCACAAGAACAAATGGGGTTGTGGAAAAACATAGTCTGG AGGACAAATAACATCAGCCGGAAGCATGGTACGGCGGTCAGTGAAGGTTCCCAAACCTGGCCTTCCGGTCTGCGATACTGGAGCCGGCACGAGCTAGACGACTTTATAGCAGACCGGAAGCACACCTTCCTGGGGGCTCGCATCCGACCCACTGTG GCTGACGTCATACCCCCATACGAAAGATTTGTCAACCGCGGAGATGGCTATGACGCCAAGATGCATCGTGACGACCGGAAGAGCGTCAACAAGATCGGTTATTCCTTTCATGATGAG gAGCGGCAACGCACTGTACCACTGTTGTCGTCATCTACATACGGGCACCGCCTGGGTCAGCCCCTCGAGCCATTTGCCCGTGGCCACGTGCGCGTTGAGAGGGCCGGCAAGGGGTTCTTACACACGAGGGGCACAGGGTTACCTCCCATTGAGGACATCTCGTTGAAATGCAAACTTTAG